The Nitrospinota bacterium genome includes the window AAGCAAGAGCGTGGTTTTAGTCCCATCAATGAGACTATCCTCTATTCTCACTTAAAACCGGGTTTTCCCAATAGTTTGAACATATTCTTTTTATAAAACTCAACACCAGGTTGATCAAATGGGTTCACCCCATTCAAATAGCCGGTCATTGCAACCGCCCTCTCAAAAAAATAAAATATCTGGCCGAGAGAAAATGGAGTTCGGTCTTTGATTTTCAACGTCATGTTTGGGACACCGCCATCTTTATGCGCACTCGCCGTGCCCTGCCAAGCCTTATCGTTTACTGTATCCAGCGTTTTACCGGCGAGGTAGTTTAAACTGTCTATATCATTTTTTAAAGCAGGTATTTTCAACTGCCGCCGTGAGTTTTCAAGTACCAGAAAAGTCTCAAAAATATTTCGCATTCCCTCCTGAATCCACTGCCCCATTGAGTGAAGGTCTGAAGTGAATTCAACACAAGCGGGAAATATTCCTTTCAAATCTTTTCCCTCACTTTCACCCGCCAACTGCTTCCACCAGTCTGCCAAATAATGAAACGCAGGCTGAAATGTAGCCAATATTTCAGTGGTTTTTCCTTTTTGATAAAGTAGATGCCTTATAACGGCGTAATGGTATGAATCATTAACATCCAAATCAGGATTTGAATACAATGATTCGGCCAAACAGGCTCCTTCCACCAATTCCTCAATATTTATTCCAGCCACTGCCATTGGGAAAAGCCCCACAGGAGTCAATACCGAATATCGACCTCCAACATCGTCTGGGATCACAAAAGTCTTATAACCCACNNNNNNNNNNNNNNNNNNNNNNNNNNNNNNNNNNNNNNNNNNNNNNNNNNNNNNNNNNNNNNNNNNNNNNNNNNNNNNNNNNNNNNNNNNNNNNNNNNCTTCATCTGCAAGCGTTTTAAGAGCTCCCCGGCTCGAGTCTGTGGTGACAAAAATACGATCCTTAGCCCCGTCCGCACCGTATTTTTGCTCCATTATTTCCTTCAACATACGAAATGCTATTGCCGGTTCCGTAGTAGTTCCAGATTTGGAAATAACGTTAAGACAGATATCCCGGCCAGCAATCAAGTCAAAAAGATCCGCATAATAATCCGAACTGATATTTTGTCCGGCAAAGTAAATTTCCGGACCACCTTCCCTGCCAAACTGATTAGAAAAAGAAGAACTTAAATAGGAAATCCCCGCAAGAGCTCCCAGATAAGAACCGCCTATTCCCACAACAATAAAAACTTCACATTTATCTAGTATGGATTTTGCTGTGGACAGGATATCAACGTCAGAAAAACTCGAAGCGAGTTTCAGCCAACCCAAATAATCCGAACCTAAGCCCGAACCCTCTTCTAACCAGCTATGGCACAAATCAACTTGTGGCTGGCAATCATTGACTTCGGCACCTGATACAAAAGCCCCAATATTTTCAAAATCAAAAGAAAGATTCGACATTTGAATATCCCAGGCCTGTTACCTGACTATCTTGCTAAATTTGGATCCTTCAAGGGTCAAATTATACATAAGACCTTTTTGACCAAATATAAACGCAACGATAGGATCCTTAACATTAGTAGTGTCTAAAGAGTCCCCCATCCCCAGAGAAACCAACGCTACGGACCCATCGACTCCGGCCTTCCAGCCATCGCTATTTCTAAACTGTTTCAGGGCATTATCCTTAGTAAATACAAGAATAATAGACTTGGATTGGGCACCCAGTTGAAATCCAATTGATGCCGCCATAGTGCTGTAATATTCGACGGTTTTACCCCCTACTCTTAAAGCACCTTCACCATATTCTCCGCCAATGCCAAACCCTGCCTTTATGACCGAAGGAAAGACCAATGCCCCCTTTGCTTTTTTGATAAAGCTGTCAGCACCCGGGATTTCCTTTTTGAACCGTTCCAGGGTGACATCCACACTTACATCTATTTCTTTAGCCGTATCGGCAAATGCCATCCCTGTAGAACAAATTAAAATCAGACCCATCAAAATAGTACAAGCGATATTCGCAACCATCATTTGCCATAATTTCGTTAATTGATTTCGAACCATGTCCATTCCTTTCATTCAAATTCCCAAGAAACCAGGCTTTCGCTCAATTTATCAGTTAAAAACTTAAATCAAAGAACCCAACCTAAATTATAAAATATAAAAACTTATTAAACTTATAACTTTGATTCTTCAATAAAAAAGGAATTAGAAACCCGGCACTAAGGTTTCTTGCCACTACCAGCAGGGCTGCTCAACATATCACGTATAAACAGGTTAGCTGCCTTCATTACATGGGGTTTTTCCAATCGGTAGAGCCCTTAAACAGGTTTTCAAGAATTTTGGGATTAATACCTGCTCCTATATCTTTTACGATAAAATTTAGCCAGTCTGTATCCCCAATATTTTCCCGGCTGTCCCTGAGAGAAATCTTACCGTTTTTAGTATTACTACTCATGGCTGAGATTGGCAAGAAAAACAGATTTACTCAGGCTGGACGTTTCATCTTCGCTCTTATCAAGAACTAATTGCTGGTTAGATTTTTCCAGTTCTACATTACGTATGGCTAACTGGTCTTTGAGGGATATCTTTTGAAGATCAATTTTTTCACCGCGCTTTTCTGTTTCTTCCAGCACGACATTGATCGATTTAACCAGAGGATCACCTTCAGACTCTTCAATTCTCAGCGAAAAGTCTCGGGATTCAATGACTTTCTCAAGGGTTTTTCGAATACTCTCAGTATTCAATTGTTCTAACCTGTCAGACCTTGTTCGGCAAGCCAGCGTTCTGCTTCCAGGGAAGCCGCACAACCAGATCCTGCGGCAGTTATTGCCTGGCGGTATTTGTGGTCATGCACATCCCCGGCGGCAAAAACCCCTTCAATGCTTGTTTCCTGGGTACCTGGCTTGAGTTTTATATATCCAGCATCGTCAAGATCCAATTGCCCATTGAAGATAGACGTGTTTGGCGTATGCCCTATCGCATAAAAAAGACCTGCGACTTCTATTTCTTTCACTTCCTCAGTCTTGACATTTTTCAGACGAGCCCCGGTTAAATAATCTTCACCTATGGCATCCTCAAGAACCGTATCCCAGAGAATATCCAGTTTCGGATGATTAAGAGCTCTCTCCGCCATGATCTTGGACGCTCTGAGCTTATCACGACGATGCACCAAATAGACCACAGAACCAAATTTGGCAAGATATGTGGCCTCCTCAACAGCTGTATCGCCTCCCCCAATGACCATTAACGGCTGATTTCTAAACATGGGAAGTGCACCATCACAAACTGCACAAGCCGACATACCATTGTTCCACATTTTTTCTTCATTCGGGACACCCATCCTTTTAGCCGTAGCTCCTGTGGAAATAATCACCGAATGAGCTTTTATTTCACGGTTTTCAGATTTCACTACAAATGGACGCTGGCCGAAATCGGCAGAGATGACATCCTCCTGAACCATTTCCGTTTTAAAACGCTCGGACTGTTTGCGAAACAACTGCATGAGTTCAGGGCCTTCAACTCCATCAGGAAACCCGGGGTAGTTTTCTACATCCGTAGTGGTGGTCAGTTGCCCACCCGCCGAACCACCCATTACATAACCTTCAAACATAAAAGGATCAAGATTAGCTCTG containing:
- a CDS encoding glucose-6-phosphate isomerase, which gives rise to VGYKTFVIPDDVGGRYSVLTPVGLFPMAVAGINIEELVEGACLAESLYSNPDLDVNDSYHYAVIRHLLYQKGKTTEILATFQPAFHYLADWWKQLAGESEGKDLKGIFPACVEFTSDLHSMGQWIQEGMRNIFETFLVLENSRRQLKIPALKNDIDSLNYLAGKTLDTVNDKAWQGTASAHKDGGVPNMTLKIKDRTPFSLGQIFYFFERAVAMTGYLNGVNPFDQPGVEFYKKNMFKLLGKPGFK
- the trxB gene encoding thioredoxin-disulfide reductase, whose translation is MSEVRNVVIIGSGPAGHTAAIYSARANLDPFMFEGYVMGGSAGGQLTTTTDVENYPGFPDGVEGPELMQLFRKQSERFKTEMVQEDVISADFGQRPFVVKSENREIKAHSVIISTGATAKRMGVPNEEKMWNNGMSACAVCDGALPMFRNQPLMVIGGGDTAVEEATYLAKFGSVVYLVHRRDKLRASKIMAERALNHPKLDILWDTVLEDAIGEDYLTGARLKNVKTEEVKEIEVAGLFYAIGHTPNTSIFNGQLDLDDAGYIKLKPGTQETSIEGVFAAGDVHDHKYRQAITAAGSGCAASLEAERWLAEQGLTG